The Syngnathus acus chromosome 12, fSynAcu1.2, whole genome shotgun sequence genome contains the following window.
GCGGGCACTGGCCGGGCACGGCGCAGCACAGCGTTCCAGTTAGGGTTAGGCAGCAGCGCAAGACTGCTCGGCGACATGCAACCTACCGGTAACACTAAGTTGGATGGTCTTCTTCGTGTCGCCTGACTCTTTGGCCTCGTACTTCCCGCTGTTGGTCTTAGCCACGCCGAGGATGTCCAAGTTGCCAGTTTTGGCTGTGTCGACGCCGTTGAGGTACCATTTGTGGCTCGGATTGTCAGCCTTCAATCGGACGTTTCGGCCCTGCGGCACGTTGCACGGGCTGTTGTTGGTTTCGCACACGACTGTCAGAAGCAGAAAAGCAGAGACGGCACAGAAGTTACACACACGGGTCGGGCTGGCTGAGCAAAAAGTACCGACTCATCGGGCTGGCATGCTGGCTTGCTGGCTCGGGCGACGGCACGCACGCAAAGGCACTCCCGTTGGTcaccttttgttttcctcgAGCCCCCttactccctccctcccgcaaGCATCGAATCATCTttacacattttctttggctttctcGCAAAAAGCCAGCCAGCATCAAACTCACCCAAAGGGATGACTTTGAACTTCTGGGTCTTCTTGTCATCAGCGACTGTGTAGGTGGCCGTGTAGACCTTGTCGGCATCGTCAGCTTTCACTGGCTTGAGCTTCAGGAATTTCTTGTCGCTAGCCAAAGTGTACCTGCCGTTGGTGATAGAAATCTCTGTGTCATCCGGCTCCGTCCACTTGTCTGAGGCAGTAAGGGGGTTGGCTTTCATCGTGAGTTCGCCGCCAATCTTGCACTTGCACTCCTTTTCGGTGCCCTCGGCGCCGTCGCAATCAGGACAGTCATCTGGAAAAGCACAAGCGTTCAGGCGGCCACCAAAGTAGCGCGTTTGGAGGCCAACTCAATCATCACCAGCATCATCAGACAAAACACTAGCCGTCCAAATCAGACGAATAAAGTCGCACGGCCCGCGCGCGTCACCTGGCGCCACCGGgggcagcagcaggagcagcaggaggaggcgGAAACGGAGCCGGAACGTGTCCATCTGGTGGCTATCGATCGATCAGTCGaacgctggctggctggctggctggctggctggctgggctggctgggctggctggctgggctggctggctgggctggctgggctgggctggctgGATCGTCGCTTCTTCTCTTCAATGGCTTCGGCGAATGTGAAGACAAGAGAGCAGATCTCGAGCATGTATAGTTTCGAGCGTCAAAGGCCACAAAGGCGCTTTGAAAGTTGACGAGCCTTCTGCACATTTGGCCTTTCTCCATTGGACGCGCTCCGCCGCGGCTTTGTGGCGAGCCCCCAGCCTTTGTGACCACGACGACGATGACGCGAGAAAGTAAGAAAAGTTCCAGAATGAATTCATTGCAATCAAACGAGTTGCCCTGATGCTGGCGCTCGCCGATCGATTTCCACGCCGTTCGTCGTGAGGTGTTCGACCGACGAATAAACCAAGTGCCTTGGACAAAAAGTTGGCCAACCAAATTCTCGCCAGGATTTTCTCGACCTAAATGACCACCTTTGTCATCCTTTTAGAGGACGACGGGAGGGTTAggtcaagaaagaaagaaagcatgaAAGAAAACGACAAATAAATATAGGATAAATCAATATacacaaatcaatcaatcaatacatttaaacaataaatcaatgtcttacacacatacacactgtcTTATCCAATTCATCACAAAACCAAAAGACAAATTATATAAAtaggtaaataaatacattttaaaagtacatacatacatacatacatacatacatacatacatacatacatacatacatacatacatacatacatactgtCTTATCCAAGTCATCataaaattacaataaataatgaaatacatatagatagatagatagatagatagatagatagatagatagatagatagatagaaattaaaaaagtattgaaataataaacgttaaaaataaatagaataaattaataaataaatgaacttcTTTCATACATccatatcaaagtcaaagaaaaagtcaaagtccgctttattgtcaatttcttcacatgccaagacacacaaagaaatcgaaataacgttcccactatcccacggtgacaagacatagaaCACGATATACATACGAGTAAAcaacaccaaaaataaaaacaagaaggcacaaacaatgaataaataagagtgatgaataaataatcattaaataaacaaataagacaataaataagatgagcaaaaacggagcaagtgtgcatacagaagacagtcagaatagagCGCAAAAGCACCGGACGCTACGTTGAAGGGGGGAGAGAATTCAGGAtcccaacagcctggagtatgaagctgttggtgagtctggtggtgcgggagcgagcgcaggctcctgtacctcttccctcccggagggcagaagatcgagcAAAGAGtcagcggggtgactcacatcactcacaatcgtggtcgcctagatgggaggtgtaaatgtccttcagggacaTCCAATcctcttaccagccgtgttcaccaCGCgctgttgtattcagtgcagctaccaccccagccagacagcgatacaactggagaggacgctctcaatggtgccacggtcaaatgtagtcatgacggccggaggagcgctcgctcgcctgagtgtccgcaggaagtacaggcggcgctgggccttcttcgccagtgatgcggtgttggtggaccaggagagatcctcactgatgtgcaccgccaggaacctggcgctgctccctctctccaccacagcaccgtcgatggtcagcggcaggtgttgggtgtgacccttccggaagtcaacaacaatctccttggtcttgttgacgttcagcagggggttgttgtccctgcaccacgtggtcagaaggtcaacctccaacccgtattgagtctcgtcgcccttggtgatgagacccaccagagtcgtgtcgtcagcaaatttcacgatgCGGTTGTCGCTGTAATGCAagtcggtttttttttttttaacactgtacTCAACTATTTTTGCCACCTTACTAATGTCTTATCTGTCGTGTCTGTTTCTACATAGCCGCTCCGGGAGGATAGAAGATCACTGCAGCGGGCTCCTGCGGACTTTCCCGGGGTGCCCCGACAGGCTCGCCGCGCCCCTGCTCGTCCCCCTCAGGCTTGGTGGTGATGGGCCTGATGGTGGTGAGAGCAGGCGATGTGATCCGACGGAAGAGTTTCTTAAGCGCCTTGCGGAACTGGCACcgaggcccagcttggcgagtttgcagatgagtcggtgtggcacaatggtgtcgaaggcagaactgaagtccacaaacagcaatctcacgtACGAgcgagtcccttctctccaggtgggtgagggccgagcggatggatggcatcctcagaggaccgtttggctcggtggGGAGGGAGactggatctgatgtgctccatgacaagccgctcgaagcacttcatgatgatgggcgtcagcgccacggggcggtagtcattgaagcaggacggcacaggtacgatggtggcagccttgaaacacgaagggacgatggcctgctgcagggaaatgttgaagatgtccgtgaagacacccgtcagctccccagcgcagtacattcatacatacgtatacatacattcatacattcatacatacatacatacatactctGTCTTATCATggtaaaactgaaaaaaagcaagagagcgagagaaagacagagaacaaaagacaaataaatattaaataaatatagacacatcaataaatgtaacaaataaatacctatgcacacaaacaaataaatatctGTCACACGAGCATACATACTGTCTTATCCAATTTatcataaaaccaaaataaataaagacaacTATAGATGAAttaaaacccccaaaaaatccattttttatttactagTCTAGAGCGCCCTCCCGTGGATGCTTGGTACAAGTGTTTTGCTCACTCAGAGTACGAGACCCGACCGGGGTGACGGACGGCCGGCATCAGTTATACCGTGGATGTACGAAGCTCATGTTCTGCCTGCCCTGGACAACATTTGTCCGATGGTCTGAAGAGGTCAATGCtttgaatatatttgaaaaagaaattgacGCAAATACATACGCATGTATTTGTGTCTATTTCTTTTGAAGAGATAGGACACACTGTCTCGTCCAATTCATTGTGAAACtaaaggatgaaataaaattcatcTTTAAACTATACACAActacatacatgcatacatacagtacatcgAATGCAGAGGCTGCGTGCGCGCGCCCACTGTTGAGCACTTCAATGACGTCACCCACCGCGAGAAAGTTTGCCGAATCGAGcgacacgcgcgcgcgcgcgcacacacacacacacacagacagacagacagacaaatagGCATCGAGGGGAAGAGGAGGTGAACTCCGACAAACATGGTTCCCGTTGGACTCGACTCGACGATGATTGGACTCTCCAGTCCGAACTTTGGTCTCACTCACTTCACTCTTATCGGGCTcaggggcggcggcggcggcctgaTGGAAACTTGCCCAACTTCCCAGGAGAACTAGGTGAGGAGTACGCGTCCAAATCAAATCCAAATATTCTGCTGGGTCCAGAGAGCCAACTCGCGTTATTTCAGGAGGATTATATGCTCTGTATTTTTATATCGAGTTGCTCgctttttctgtctttacTTTCACGTTGCTGATTATTTCCGACTGTGTAAGTCTAGCCTGCAAGCCGGATTGGTGACGTCACAATCCAGTCcacaatttgttgttgttgttgttgtagaaAGTTCAAAAGTGCACGCAACTCTCCCCATCCGCATATGAACATGTTTCTCTTACCATATTCGCCCAGTAACAGTCTGTGCCATCAATTGAACTTTATTCAAATGAGAAGAAATCATAGCGACGAATTGCCCACAACACCGAAAGTTCTTCTGAAAAGCCCTtttgaataattgaaaaaataaaaattccgTCATTCCATTGTATTTGAAGGTTTTCAATTGTGGCCCGGAGCACGGAGGCCCTGGCCGCCGACCCCCTCAACTGCGTGCTCTACGGCATCCGCTCGGCGGCCCACCTCAGCTTGGGCCGCTACCGCCAGCCCCTGCATGATGCCAACAAGGCCCGAGACATCAACCCAAAATGGACGCAGGTACCACCTCCTCGGCCCTTAGCGCTGCCGTGACGGGAAAGGGACACTAGGGGAGCCGTTTAGCCCAAATCCTTTGTGACGTTTGCGAGAACTCCACCAGGGTCCACAGTCCGAAGTCCAGCCTTTTGAATGGAGGCAATGGaggtcaaaacaaaagaagaaatcaacaaaaatgGTTTTGCCAAGTTTTTTTCCGTTTGCCTTTttcccacgcacgcacgcacgcacgctcgccCGCACGCCCGCACGCAACTGGTCTTGCGTAGCGTGCcctttgtgtgtttctgtcGGTGGAAAGCGCCGCCCGAGGCCCGCCCTGTCATTAGCGTTGGACCGGCGGCGCGTTGGCTGCTGAAGGCAGGACGCCAGCCGGCATGAGATTAGAACGTTTGGTCGGGGTCACCGTCAGGCCGGGCCGCGCCGCTCCGGTCTGGGCGGCTTAACCGCTGTCTGGCTCGCCTGGGACCATCCTGCGAGGGCAACCgcgcaagcacattcaaaTAGCactcattcatccattttatttgccACTCGGCTGACTGAGCGAGACAAGTGGGCCAAGTGCGCCGCCgcatcctcatcctcctcatcgtcatcatccactcagccaatcagagctCATGTTGACCTCTGCTGCCCCTGCTGTAACAACTTTGTAACGTGACCTCtaaacctgtgtgtgtgtgtgcgagagcGGGAGGGGGCAGGGTCAGAGGCTCTGCGCAGCCTATCAGGTTTCAGCATCAGTCTTGAGCGAGCAGGTGAACTCGTTGCTGTCGGGCAAACATGATCAAGTGGCAACCCCGCAGGAAGGTGATTGTGCTCCTCCTGCAATCTTTTCACATTTACGAGTCCTTCCAgatcatcaaaaacaaaaatgcggCTTGTGGCGTAACACTTGTGCCAATGcttttcaaaaagattttccaTATACAGACTAGAGAGAGGCTTAACATTTACAGCAAAAGTAAGGAGTGAGTTTAAATTATGGGCAAACATCATATTGGTTGCCAAGGACACTTTGCATTGATAATGTTGATAAATAAGCAATGACATCATACAATACGGCGTATTCAGCAAGTTACTGTGGATGATGGACGAACTGATGGAAAGTGTTGATTTTGCTGGGATCCACAATTGGTGGCTTTTAAAAGGGCCGATAGCGGCCTAATTAGTCCAGCATGTTCCCTTGAGCGCTCACCCCTGGCTCGGGTTTATCGTAAATCCAACTAAGTTATCGCTATCTCAATGTCCCACCCAGGCTTTGCAGACTTCACATTTGAATGTCCTCCATGGTGTGCAGAGATGGCTTGCTGTCAAGAAGGATTCCATTTCGAAAAGGCCAGAGGGCTGGatttcagcagctcctgtgcATCCATCAAAAACGACACTTGAACTGTTCCCAGACAGGCATGAACGCACACTCCTGTCAAACGGCGTTATTGTTTAAAGGCTCCCCTGAGTCCGATGTTACCGGATGCGTTTTGGGAGCCATCATGTTTAGTTTCTCCGTCCCGTTCTTCGGTTCCCCCCGCCGCCGACTCCTCTTCCGGCAACATCGAAATCTGCGACTGCCAGGAAAGACacaatgtttaaaaacacacaaaggcaaTGGCATCGCAATGGATATGCTAGCTAAGTTAGCAACTTGGCTAATGCTAAACCTTAAGACTAATGCTAGTTCCCAAACCTGAACATCAATACCAAACGTAAAAATGCAATGTGAATCGTGACAAAACACTTAAATACTGAAATCTGACCCTAAACACCAAACCTCAACCATAGTCATGAAACTTATTTTGTACAAAGGTGCTGTCTAATTCATTCACAAaaagctaacaagctaatACGCTCAATTGCTCAAGCCTTTGCGGCTTCGTGTTTGGTAATAAAGTTGTAGCTCAACCAGGAAGTATTGGGAGTGGCGCCTGCTCATAAACGGTGACGACCGAAACTCCTAAATCCAAATTCCCCCGAGAAGATTGTAAACAAAGTATCCATCGCAATCAACCAGACGCTCACCGTGaacagacaaaaataaacacaatgagAAGAATAAGGACCACGAGTGCCGCGATAAcgcagatgatgatgatctgCTTTCTCTCTCCTATCCGCCCGTCCAGGTCCACGTACTCGCACCTGGAACCGATGTAACCATACTGACACCTGAGGAACCAAAGACCAGCAATTAAAACAATACGTCCAAGGCTGGATTTAAACTTTACGAGGAAACTTTGTCTCACCTGCAGGACGGTGTCTTTTGGTCTTTAATGTAGCGACACTCTCCATGGATACAGTAGTGATGAAGTTCATGCGGACATTTGCTGAAGTGTCCATTCCACTGTCCCGTGTCCAGAGTAGGCGCTAGACATGACAACATGCAGTTTGTTGAGATTAGTGCTTTCTGGTTTTTGGCAGACCAGATTAAAGAGTTGCATCCataattcaatttattttattttttttaatacaagcGTTTCCCTGCTTCAGGGCCGTTGCAAATGTCAGATGGTCTCCTTTGACTTCAAAGCTAACCTTCTGTTATGAGTCGACCATATAAATAGATTGCAATATGATCCTTAGGAAAGCTGGGGCGGGGGATTAgtgccgcaaaaaaaaaaaaaaatggcgtagttaaagattaaaaaagcACATATACACGTCCGTGGTTATTATAAGGTTGGAAAACACACGCGACATTTCTTCTTGTTGGCTCGCTATCTTTATGACGCGTTTCCATGAGATTACCTTTAGATGGTGCCTCATAAAACAACACAGCAGCGGCAATGAGAGAGCTTCAAAGTGGGCAGACACAAAAGTTATTGAGTTCAAGGGGCCACCGAAAACGTCACGAGACAAACCTATTGTTATTTTCTCTCGTTCAAGCCTAGTTTACAGTGCccgaatttatttttgcatggttATTGCTGCTTAATTCAGTGTGGCCAATTAATTTTTATCTTGGATTAGTTAATGTCACATTTGGTCTAATCTTAGATTAATTTATATCATttctatttaatttatttgagttAATTTgggattattttattgtattattatttttatttttttattttagtgagGCTTTAGTTTTTGCTTAAGTTTTTAAAGCTGtgcaaatatgacaaaatatgaatacTTCTAAAGCCTCGAATAGGCTTAAATGATCCATTTAAAACTGTCACGTAGGATTCAGTTATCCAAACATTTATGCAAAAGCTTTCCTACTTgctggtttgtttttctttccccaatcTTATTTTGCCACCACATCCAATTTGTTATTTCACATCCCCCTCGTTCCAGGTAATCTACCTGTGCAGTTGTCTCCGTTGCCCTGGCGACGGCAGGGGCCTTCCGTTTGATTGACGGCTTTGTCAGTGGTGTTCCAGCTGGCCAAGGAACATTCATGCAAGGCCAGCACTACAAGTACGGCATATgcgtatacacacacacatacacacacacagacacagagacagcatGATTTCACTTTTTGTCACATTGCACCTGTTGTGTATTGTGCTGCTGAGTCATGGCTGATGAAAGTTTCCTTTTGGTGACCAACTGAAAATAGTTGTGAAATGAATTCGaaagtgtgtatttgtgtgtgtgtatgaagtCTATTGACTATCACAGCTGCTCAATGGCCTGCTCGCTTCCATTCAAACACGTACTAAGGCCGCAAAGTCAGTTTCACTCTTCCTCGTTTAAATCATTAAccatgataataataaaaaaagcaatttaatACTAAATGAGCAAGTACCTGTCAATATTGCAACATAGAGTCCAAAGACTTTGGCCATGACGTCTTCGCTCGAGCCAAAGTAGTCATCGGATGTGTGAAATTTCAATCCACACTTTATAAATTCCAAGGAAGGACAAAAAACTGCCCCTGTGGTCCACGACGTTCTTCATTTAGGGAATGTGTGGCCTTGGAAGCCGAGCAGgccagagtgtgtgtgttttagtgtGTGGGGCGCTCAGTGTGTGTGAATAGAGCAAAGAGGCGTCACCTGGAACTTGATACTCCCTCTCAGTTTCACCGCCCACATTTCTAAAAGAAAATACCTTCAAGGAAAGAACGAGTACACCTTTTAAGAATCCAGTGGCAGGTGTACCTTCCGTGGAAAGTCATTTAAATCGTCATGAAACCTTTTGGTGAGTCAACcgaaacatgaaaaaaaaattctgactcaaaaataaaaatcatgggGCAGTTACACTTGAGCCCCATTAGTTCTTCCTAGCAACACaaggaaaacatttgttttcattttagtcCCATTAGTCAATCAATGAAATctccaaaatgtgtttcttttcatcacgccattatatatatttttttatcattgtgTAATTTCTTTATTGACCAGCAGATGACGTTATTTCGTTTCTGTAGTTACTGAAATCATATTTTGCTTTTAGATTTTGCTATGTATGGAGCAATCATACTAGTAGTAGTAGTGATCCTagctaaagtaaaaaaaaaaaaaaaacattaaaataaaaaagggctATGTACTATGAGAAAATAACACTCAGGATGAACAAATAAACTCTTAAACATGATCCcgttggtttgtttttaaaacagcTCTTAAATATGCAAATACAAACATAAGGGAAATTCAATTACCATTGAAAATTCTGAATACAAAGCATTGATTTCCAGAACTTTCTTCCCACTTCGAGATGGAGTGAAATGTTCTGAGCGTCTGTGGGACTTTGAACAGGAAGCGCTAGTTTCCTCTCTCGCGCTCTTTGTCTGGATATGCGCCCAACTTAGCCCGAGCATCAGGAAGCGATGATTTTAAGAGATTCGAACCGCCTGCATCCAAGCAACGTCAAAATAAACATCCTTGTCAGAGTTTCAGTGATACCTTGGGCGGTGACTATAgcttgtaaacatttttcttttaattaaatcAACAAAAAGCTGGTATTTCTAAGTTGTGTGCCAAATTTGCCACTGGGCTAGATATTTGAGCTCTGTGAATTATGCAAATGTTTCACACATGAGATGTCACTTGCAAAGTATTTATGGAatgttttaatcattttatatgtttaaaaaacagtCAACAAACTTTCAGTGCGTATCTTTTTGCGTTCCTTTACTGGCTGGTCGTTTCGTTTTTCTCCTAAAGATTCCACGTGACGCTTCTGATGCTGCTCGACGTCCCTTATGAGTGAGCGATGTTCCTCGCCGGCGGACTTCACACCACCGTGCAGGATCGTGGCTCTCGGAAGGGGTTGCTTCCTGCAGGGACGCCCACCAGCAGAGCGTCCCTGCCTGCGTTCTGCAGACAAAACTGCTGCAACTCCGCAGCAGCCTGCGACACCTGTTATATTATATTCATATTTACATATGTGTGTATTCATCTCATATAGTCTTAGACTTACTTTTAAGTCGATTTCTAAATATTCTTTCCCTTACCTTCATCCTCTCCACGCTGGCCTCCAGCTTCAGCTGCTCCACGAGCCGTCGCATACTGGATAAACTGGAATTGGAGGTCATGTTGGAATGTTTCTTCTGGTAAAAAGGTCTCGTCAGTCTTCCGTCGCGGCTTAACACTCAAATGGAGAAAGCAAAC
Protein-coding sequences here:
- the btc gene encoding probetacellulin, which encodes MAKVFGLYVAILTVLALHECSLASWNTTDKAVNQTEGPCRRQGNGDNCTAPTLDTGQWNGHFSKCPHELHHYCIHGECRYIKDQKTPSCRCQYGYIGSRCEYVDLDGRIGERKQIIIICVIAALVVLILLIVFIFVCSRRRFRCCRKRSRRRGEPKNGTEKLNMMAPKTHPVTSDSGEPLNNNAV
- the gng10 gene encoding guanine nucleotide-binding protein G(I)/G(S)/G(O) subunit gamma-10; its protein translation is MTSNSSLSSMRRLVEQLKLEASVERMKVSQAAAELQQFCLQNAGRDALLVGVPAGSNPFREPRSCTVV